The Carassius gibelio isolate Cgi1373 ecotype wild population from Czech Republic chromosome B22, carGib1.2-hapl.c, whole genome shotgun sequence genome window below encodes:
- the sc:d217 gene encoding uncharacterized protein sc:d217 isoform X3: protein MKSTLQLFEVLLLMCGVFGADEDEVKSLSVMEGDSVTLNPDFTKIQEIILILWRFGDPVIAQIDGNEASYPSYTDIFSGRLQLDQTGFLTINNMRIKHSGLYTIEVIQRAGTLNMKFTVTVYESPSAVDAGVTDMKLMSVKEGDPVILQTGVPQLTGDELIVWRFGDEGKLIAKHDIEAKSSPLYDDTDERLRDRLKLNDRTGSLTITNTRTTDSGHYKVKISSNKQTLYQKYIVTVSEPGLSPAAVAWIVVAGIVVLLVIGLIYHRQTNAEKAKIVSGVEGEDVEIKTGVTKIQTSDLIEWKGNKDNLIAQIKEGTITSYEDVLYGIFRNRLKLDMKTGSLTIKTPRIEHTGPYRFLINEKLKKRFIVYIKGKTLTVKENDSDTLETKTEIQTGDEIRWMFGDKDALIAEIKGETREVTTYDGPNGRFRDRLELDKTNGSLTIKNITADHAGIYKLLILSSGSTLCSKFFIYIGESKASE, encoded by the exons gtgtgtttggtgctgatgaagatgaagtgaagtcattgtcagtgatggagggagattctgtcactctgaaCCCTGATTTCACTAAAATACAGGAAATTATTCTGATACTATGGAGGTTTGGAGATCCAGTCATTGCTCAAATCGATGGAAATGAGGCCTCCTATCCCAGTTACACTGATATATTCAGTGGCAGACTGCAGCTGGATCAGACTGGATTTCTCACAATCAACAACATGAGAATTAAACACTCAGGACTTTATACAATAGAGGTCATCCAAAGAGCTGGAACTTTGAATATGAAATTCACAGTTACTGTTTATG AGTCACCATCTGCTGTTGATGCTGGTGTAACTGACATGAAGCTCATGTCAGTGAAAGAGGGAGATCCTGTCATTCTTCAGACTGGCGTTCCTCAACTAACCGGAGATGAGCTGATAGTGTGGAGGTTTGGAGATGAAGGAAAACTCATAGCTAAACATGATATAGAGGCCAAAAGCTCACCATTATATGATGACACTGATGAAAGATTAAGAGACAGATTGAAACTGAATGATcggactggatctctgaccatcacaaacaccagaacaaCCGACTCAGGACACTATAAAGTGAAAATCAGCAGCAACAAACAGACCTTATACCAGAAATACATTGTTACTGTCAGTG AACCAGGTCTGTCTCCAGCAGCTGTAGCATGGATTGTTGTTGCAGGGATTGTTGTTCTCCTGGTGATTGGTTTGATTTACCATCGCCAAACAAACGCAGAAAAAG CGAAGATAGTGTCAGGAGTGGAGGGAGAAGATGTCGAAATAAAAACTGGTGTTACTAAAATACAGACAAGTGATCTGATAGAGTGGAAGGGAAATAAAGACAATCTCATTGCTCAAATCAAAGAAGGGACTATCACTTCATATGAGGATGTTCTTTATGGGATATTCAGAAACAGACTAAAGCTGGACATgaagactggatctctgaccatcaaaACCCCCAGAATTGAACACACTGGACCCTACAGGTTTCTGATCAACGAGAAATTAAAGAAGAGATTTATTGTTTATATCAAAG GAAAGACACTGACAGTGAAGGAGAATGATTCTGACACTCTagagactaaaactgaaatacagaCCGGCGATGAGATACGGTGGATGTTTGGAGATAAAGATGCTCTCATAGCTGAAATCAAAGGAGAGACCAGAGAGGTGACTACATATGATGGTCCtaatgggagattcagagacagactggagCTGGACAAGACGAATGGATCGCTGACCATCAAAAACATCACAGCTGATCACGCTGGAATCTATAAACTACTGATCCTCAGCTCAGGAAGTACCTTGTGCAGTAAATTCTTCATTTATATTGGAG AATCCAAAGCGAGTGAGTGA
- the sc:d217 gene encoding uncharacterized protein sc:d217 isoform X1, producing the protein MKSTLNFFEVLLLMCGVFGADEDEVKSLSVMEGDSVTLNPDFTKIQEIILILWRFGDPVIAQIDGNEASYPSYTDIFSGRLQLDQTGFLTINNMRIKHSGLYTIEVIQRAGTLNMKFTVTVYESPSAVDAGVTDMKLMSVKEGDPVILQTGVPQLTGDELIVWRFGDEGKLIAKHDIEAKSSPLYDDTDERLRDRLKLNDRTGSLTITNTRTTDSGHYKVKISSNKQTLYQKYIVTVSEPGLSPAAVAWIVVAGIVVLLVIGLIYHRQTNAEKAKIVSGVEGEDVEIKTGVTKIQTSDLIEWKGNKDNLIAQIKEGTITSYEDVLYGIFRNRLKLDMKTGSLTIKTPRIEHTGPYRFLINEKLKKRFIVYIKGKTLTVKENDSDTLETKTEIQTGDEIRWMFGDKDALIAEIKGETREVTTYDGPNGRFRDRLELDKTNGSLTIKNITADHAGIYKLLILSSGSTLCSKFFIYIGESKASE; encoded by the exons ATGAAGAGCACTTTAAATTTTTTTGAGGTTTTACTACTAATGTGCG gtgtgtttggtgctgatgaagatgaagtgaagtcattgtcagtgatggagggagattctgtcactctgaaCCCTGATTTCACTAAAATACAGGAAATTATTCTGATACTATGGAGGTTTGGAGATCCAGTCATTGCTCAAATCGATGGAAATGAGGCCTCCTATCCCAGTTACACTGATATATTCAGTGGCAGACTGCAGCTGGATCAGACTGGATTTCTCACAATCAACAACATGAGAATTAAACACTCAGGACTTTATACAATAGAGGTCATCCAAAGAGCTGGAACTTTGAATATGAAATTCACAGTTACTGTTTATG AGTCACCATCTGCTGTTGATGCTGGTGTAACTGACATGAAGCTCATGTCAGTGAAAGAGGGAGATCCTGTCATTCTTCAGACTGGCGTTCCTCAACTAACCGGAGATGAGCTGATAGTGTGGAGGTTTGGAGATGAAGGAAAACTCATAGCTAAACATGATATAGAGGCCAAAAGCTCACCATTATATGATGACACTGATGAAAGATTAAGAGACAGATTGAAACTGAATGATcggactggatctctgaccatcacaaacaccagaacaaCCGACTCAGGACACTATAAAGTGAAAATCAGCAGCAACAAACAGACCTTATACCAGAAATACATTGTTACTGTCAGTG AACCAGGTCTGTCTCCAGCAGCTGTAGCATGGATTGTTGTTGCAGGGATTGTTGTTCTCCTGGTGATTGGTTTGATTTACCATCGCCAAACAAACGCAGAAAAAG CGAAGATAGTGTCAGGAGTGGAGGGAGAAGATGTCGAAATAAAAACTGGTGTTACTAAAATACAGACAAGTGATCTGATAGAGTGGAAGGGAAATAAAGACAATCTCATTGCTCAAATCAAAGAAGGGACTATCACTTCATATGAGGATGTTCTTTATGGGATATTCAGAAACAGACTAAAGCTGGACATgaagactggatctctgaccatcaaaACCCCCAGAATTGAACACACTGGACCCTACAGGTTTCTGATCAACGAGAAATTAAAGAAGAGATTTATTGTTTATATCAAAG GAAAGACACTGACAGTGAAGGAGAATGATTCTGACACTCTagagactaaaactgaaatacagaCCGGCGATGAGATACGGTGGATGTTTGGAGATAAAGATGCTCTCATAGCTGAAATCAAAGGAGAGACCAGAGAGGTGACTACATATGATGGTCCtaatgggagattcagagacagactggagCTGGACAAGACGAATGGATCGCTGACCATCAAAAACATCACAGCTGATCACGCTGGAATCTATAAACTACTGATCCTCAGCTCAGGAAGTACCTTGTGCAGTAAATTCTTCATTTATATTGGAG AATCCAAAGCGAGTGAGTGA
- the sc:d217 gene encoding uncharacterized protein sc:d217 isoform X6: MEGDSVTLNPDFTKIQEIILILWRFGDPVIAQIDGNEASYPSYTDIFSGRLQLDQTGFLTINNMRIKHSGLYTIEVIQRAGTLNMKFTVTVYESPSAVDAGVTDMKLMSVKEGDPVILQTGVPQLTGDELIVWRFGDEGKLIAKHDIEAKSSPLYDDTDERLRDRLKLNDRTGSLTITNTRTTDSGHYKVKISSNKQTLYQKYIVTVSEPGLSPAAVAWIVVAGIVVLLVIGLIYHRQTNAEKAKIVSGVEGEDVEIKTGVTKIQTSDLIEWKGNKDNLIAQIKEGTITSYEDVLYGIFRNRLKLDMKTGSLTIKTPRIEHTGPYRFLINEKLKKRFIVYIKGKTLTVKENDSDTLETKTEIQTGDEIRWMFGDKDALIAEIKGETREVTTYDGPNGRFRDRLELDKTNGSLTIKNITADHAGIYKLLILSSGSTLCSKFFIYIGESKASE, from the exons atggagggagattctgtcactctgaaCCCTGATTTCACTAAAATACAGGAAATTATTCTGATACTATGGAGGTTTGGAGATCCAGTCATTGCTCAAATCGATGGAAATGAGGCCTCCTATCCCAGTTACACTGATATATTCAGTGGCAGACTGCAGCTGGATCAGACTGGATTTCTCACAATCAACAACATGAGAATTAAACACTCAGGACTTTATACAATAGAGGTCATCCAAAGAGCTGGAACTTTGAATATGAAATTCACAGTTACTGTTTATG AGTCACCATCTGCTGTTGATGCTGGTGTAACTGACATGAAGCTCATGTCAGTGAAAGAGGGAGATCCTGTCATTCTTCAGACTGGCGTTCCTCAACTAACCGGAGATGAGCTGATAGTGTGGAGGTTTGGAGATGAAGGAAAACTCATAGCTAAACATGATATAGAGGCCAAAAGCTCACCATTATATGATGACACTGATGAAAGATTAAGAGACAGATTGAAACTGAATGATcggactggatctctgaccatcacaaacaccagaacaaCCGACTCAGGACACTATAAAGTGAAAATCAGCAGCAACAAACAGACCTTATACCAGAAATACATTGTTACTGTCAGTG AACCAGGTCTGTCTCCAGCAGCTGTAGCATGGATTGTTGTTGCAGGGATTGTTGTTCTCCTGGTGATTGGTTTGATTTACCATCGCCAAACAAACGCAGAAAAAG CGAAGATAGTGTCAGGAGTGGAGGGAGAAGATGTCGAAATAAAAACTGGTGTTACTAAAATACAGACAAGTGATCTGATAGAGTGGAAGGGAAATAAAGACAATCTCATTGCTCAAATCAAAGAAGGGACTATCACTTCATATGAGGATGTTCTTTATGGGATATTCAGAAACAGACTAAAGCTGGACATgaagactggatctctgaccatcaaaACCCCCAGAATTGAACACACTGGACCCTACAGGTTTCTGATCAACGAGAAATTAAAGAAGAGATTTATTGTTTATATCAAAG GAAAGACACTGACAGTGAAGGAGAATGATTCTGACACTCTagagactaaaactgaaatacagaCCGGCGATGAGATACGGTGGATGTTTGGAGATAAAGATGCTCTCATAGCTGAAATCAAAGGAGAGACCAGAGAGGTGACTACATATGATGGTCCtaatgggagattcagagacagactggagCTGGACAAGACGAATGGATCGCTGACCATCAAAAACATCACAGCTGATCACGCTGGAATCTATAAACTACTGATCCTCAGCTCAGGAAGTACCTTGTGCAGTAAATTCTTCATTTATATTGGAG AATCCAAAGCGAGTGAGTGA